Proteins from one Bacteroides zhangwenhongii genomic window:
- a CDS encoding DUF4241 domain-containing protein, whose product MKELENNWMKKWESVKEKTVCPVDLNTYFEQEEIAGKSLTTINIGSCDLPSGNLLVRDPLVYLPNRNERPYFQNAPAGKYETEICVIKSDDEDCDRYAAVRLRFNEKRAVRFYEALVGNENLETLEEGDYFGFCVDAGLGCVCDEIIHRIYCDWDEQWRKDNPDDNPYDGYFAALFKENYYLHPEYQRAGGDWLNWQVPGTEYHIPIFQSGFGDGTYPVYWGIDEGGEICQLVIQFIDIELAYGNDEEN is encoded by the coding sequence ATGAAAGAATTAGAAAACAACTGGATGAAAAAATGGGAATCGGTAAAAGAAAAAACCGTCTGCCCTGTTGACCTCAATACTTATTTTGAGCAAGAAGAAATTGCAGGAAAATCGTTAACGACGATTAATATCGGTTCTTGCGATTTGCCGAGTGGAAATCTTTTGGTACGAGATCCATTGGTATATCTCCCAAACAGAAACGAACGTCCATATTTTCAGAACGCTCCTGCGGGTAAATATGAAACGGAAATTTGTGTAATCAAATCTGACGACGAGGATTGCGACCGTTATGCCGCAGTACGTTTGCGCTTCAATGAAAAGCGGGCTGTTCGATTCTATGAAGCATTAGTTGGGAATGAAAACCTTGAAACATTGGAAGAGGGTGATTACTTTGGATTTTGTGTAGATGCTGGTTTAGGATGTGTATGTGATGAAATTATCCACCGTATTTATTGCGACTGGGATGAACAATGGCGCAAAGATAATCCCGATGATAATCCTTATGATGGATATTTTGCTGCATTATTCAAAGAAAACTATTATCTCCATCCAGAATATCAACGTGCAGGCGGAGACTGGTTAAATTGGCAAGTGCCGGGGACGGAGTATCATATTCCCATTTTTCAATCAGGGTTCGGAGATGGTACGTATCCGGTTTATTGGGGCATAGACGAAGGCGGCGAAATATGTCAGTTGGTAATTCAGTTTATTGATATAGAATTAGCCTATGGCAATGATGAAGAGAATTAA
- a CDS encoding WD40 repeat domain-containing protein: MELIQTFKKSYFLKMSDDKHLIAQVNSSQINIFENETYRHLAQFKEVGDASVFFSDDSNLLLAKNNDRKLVVYDLATMSIRCKLKPKIGSSNGDGDACISHDNKYVINLGYDFPYGYISVYDIENGKETRFREDMREVYEHICYIPSRQLYFIDGFRRPEEGTSEKNRYFYLWFDMNNRTFEQTFCDLDDANFLYSEYLEQVLYFAKEGNLAFRILPLNIELPIKHQQGCLDIQLSHNNKMIALYQEDNLKLCTFPNMEILAELSNIGYGNISFSPDDKEILIASTIKGLIYKLE, from the coding sequence ATGGAACTGATACAAACTTTTAAGAAGTCATATTTTCTAAAGATGTCAGACGACAAACATTTGATTGCACAAGTTAATAGTAGTCAGATAAACATCTTTGAAAATGAAACATATCGGCATTTAGCACAGTTCAAAGAAGTAGGCGATGCATCTGTTTTCTTTTCAGACGACAGCAACTTGCTCTTGGCTAAAAATAATGACCGCAAACTTGTTGTGTATGATTTAGCAACCATGTCAATCCGTTGCAAACTTAAACCGAAAATAGGCAGTTCAAATGGTGATGGTGACGCTTGTATTTCACATGATAACAAGTATGTCATTAATTTGGGGTATGATTTTCCATACGGCTATATATCAGTTTATGATATTGAAAACGGAAAGGAAACGAGATTCCGTGAAGATATGAGAGAAGTGTATGAACATATATGTTATATCCCTTCACGCCAATTATACTTCATTGACGGGTTTCGCAGACCGGAAGAAGGGACAAGTGAAAAGAATCGGTACTTCTATCTTTGGTTTGATATGAACAACAGAACATTTGAACAAACATTCTGCGATTTGGACGATGCAAATTTTCTGTATAGTGAATATTTAGAGCAAGTGTTATACTTTGCGAAAGAAGGCAATCTTGCTTTTCGCATTTTGCCCTTAAATATAGAACTGCCAATTAAACACCAACAAGGCTGTTTGGATATACAACTTTCGCATAACAACAAGATGATTGCCTTATATCAAGAAGATAATCTAAAACTTTGTACGTTCCCTAATATGGAAATATTGGCTGAATTATCAAATATCGGCTATGGTAATATTTCATTCTCTCCTGATGATAAAGAAATATTGATTGCAAGTACAATAAAAGGGCTTATTTATAAATTGGAATAA
- a CDS encoding leucine-rich repeat domain-containing protein, translated as MEKGIRKIEQNGVHVAYLTCPQIKLNKYKDATMLSLWHIKGDSMDFILDMPELQDIRMYACKFNDYTALSKLTHLRKLCINGIATKEEQTFDYIANLSSLEELIIGYIQPFIKFPNLSNLHSLYKLFIFECKNLVDIKSIANIPNLRVFDWCCSQLKPTELEFVMQKDSIQKVAAQFGGKRLNEEFKSLLMKYNL; from the coding sequence ATGGAGAAAGGCATTAGAAAAATTGAGCAGAATGGTGTTCACGTTGCATATCTTACTTGTCCTCAAATCAAATTGAATAAGTATAAAGATGCAACTATGTTATCGTTGTGGCATATCAAAGGCGACTCAATGGATTTTATTTTGGATATGCCCGAATTGCAAGATATTAGGATGTATGCGTGTAAATTCAATGACTATACAGCATTAAGCAAATTGACACATCTAAGGAAATTATGTATTAATGGTATTGCCACAAAGGAAGAGCAAACTTTTGATTATATAGCCAATCTTTCTTCTTTAGAAGAACTAATCATTGGTTACATACAACCGTTTATCAAATTCCCCAATTTATCGAACTTACATAGTTTATATAAATTATTTATTTTTGAATGTAAAAATTTAGTTGATATAAAAAGCATAGCCAATATTCCCAATTTGCGTGTATTTGATTGGTGTTGTTCTCAATTAAAGCCTACTGAATTGGAATTTGTAATGCAAAAAGACAGTATTCAAAAAGTTGCTGCTCAATTTGGAGGAAAGAGGTTAAATGAAGAATTTAAATCATTATTAATGAAGTACAATTTATGA